The Streptococcus viridans genome includes a window with the following:
- the rapZ gene encoding RNase adapter RapZ — protein MTDTEKTIQLVIVTGMSGAGKTVAIQSFEDMGYFTIDNMPPALLPKFIELIQLSMDNNKLALVVDMRSRSFFAEIRSILDELENHEGIDFKILFLDATDSELVARYKETRRSHPLAADGRVLDGITLERELLAPLKNMSQNVIDTTELTPRNLRKVIAEQFSRQDSQPEFRIEVMSFGFKYGLPLDADLVFDVRFLPNPYYQPELRNQTGLDDDVYNYVMNHKESEEFYRHLYDLIAPILPAYKREGKSVLTIAVGCTGGQHRSVAFAARLGRDLEKDWTVNMSHRDKDRRKETVNRS, from the coding sequence ATGACAGATACAGAAAAGACCATTCAACTGGTCATTGTAACAGGAATGAGTGGTGCAGGAAAGACCGTAGCCATTCAATCCTTTGAAGATATGGGCTATTTCACCATCGACAATATGCCACCAGCTCTCTTGCCGAAGTTTATTGAGCTGATTCAACTTTCGATGGACAATAACAAGTTGGCTCTCGTCGTGGATATGCGTAGTCGGTCTTTCTTTGCAGAAATTCGCTCCATTTTAGACGAATTAGAGAACCACGAAGGGATTGATTTTAAAATTCTCTTTTTGGATGCGACCGATAGTGAATTGGTTGCTCGCTACAAAGAGACTCGTCGTAGCCATCCACTGGCTGCTGATGGGCGCGTCTTGGATGGGATTACGTTGGAACGGGAACTTTTGGCTCCACTTAAAAACATGAGTCAAAATGTCATTGATACGACGGAACTAACGCCTCGTAATCTTCGTAAAGTGATTGCTGAACAATTCTCCAGACAAGATAGTCAGCCTGAGTTTCGGATTGAAGTCATGTCCTTTGGTTTTAAGTATGGTTTGCCTTTAGATGCAGACTTGGTCTTTGATGTTCGTTTCCTACCGAATCCTTATTACCAACCAGAGCTACGGAATCAAACGGGGCTAGATGATGATGTCTATAACTATGTCATGAATCACAAAGAATCAGAGGAGTTTTATCGTCATCTTTACGATTTGATTGCTCCCATCTTGCCTGCATACAAACGAGAAGGAAAATCCGTTTTGACAATTGCAGTGGGCTGTACAGGGGGTCAACACCGTTCAGTAGCCTTTGCTGCTCGTCTTGGACGGGATCTAGAGAAAGATTGGACGGTTAATATGAGTCATCGCGACAAAGACCGACGGAAAGAAACGGTGAATCGTTCATGA
- a CDS encoding DUF4044 domain-containing protein, with the protein MAFGDNGKRKKTFFEKLTMLVIVIMLIVTVGAIFAAALGALSY; encoded by the coding sequence GTGGCTTTTGGAGATAACGGAAAACGTAAAAAAACTTTTTTTGAAAAATTGACTATGCTTGTCATTGTGATTATGTTGATTGTAACGGTTGGAGCAATTTTTGCTGCAGCTTTGGGTGCACTATCCTACTAA
- a CDS encoding RidA family protein: MAKIIHTDKAPAAIGPYVQGKIVGNLLFASGQVPLSPETGEIVGETIQEQTQQVLKNIAAILEEAGTDFDHVVKTTCFLSDMNDFVPFNEVYKTAFSSEFPARSAVEVARLPRDVKIEIEVIAEV; this comes from the coding sequence ATGGCAAAAATAATTCACACAGACAAAGCACCGGCAGCAATTGGACCTTATGTTCAAGGAAAAATTGTAGGCAATCTTTTATTTGCAAGTGGGCAAGTACCTCTTTCACCAGAAACTGGTGAAATTGTTGGAGAAACCATCCAAGAACAAACCCAACAAGTGTTGAAGAATATTGCTGCTATCCTTGAGGAAGCTGGAACGGACTTTGATCACGTAGTGAAAACAACTTGTTTCTTAAGTGATATGAATGATTTTGTACCTTTTAACGAGGTTTACAAGACAGCATTTTCAAGTGAATTTCCAGCACGTTCTGCAGTAGAAGTGGCTCGCTTGCCACGCGATGTCAAAATCGAAATTGAAGTCATTGCAGAAGTTTAG
- the obgE gene encoding GTPase ObgE: MSMFLDTAKIKVKAGNGGDGMVAFRREKYVPNGGPWGGDGGRGGNVIFVVDEGLRTLMDFRYNRHFKAQNGEKGMTKGMHGRGAEDLYVRVPQGTTVRDAETGKVITDLVENGQEYIVALGGRGGRGNIRFATPKNPAPEISENGEPGQERELELELKVLADVGLVGFPSVGKSTLLSVITSAKPKIGAYHFTTIVPNLGMVRTPSGESFAVADLPGLIEGASQGVGLGTQFLRHIERTRVILHVIDMSASEGRDPYEDYVQINKELETYNLRLMERPQIIVANKMDMPESQENLKEFKKKLAANYDEFDELPQIFPISSLAHQGLDNLLEATADLLDKTPEFLLYTEEDMAQEEVYYGFDEEQPAFEINRDDDASWILSGDKLEKLFNMTNFDRDESVMKFARQLRGMGVDEALRARGAKDGDIVRIGKFEFEFVD; encoded by the coding sequence ATGAGTATGTTTTTAGATACAGCCAAGATTAAGGTCAAGGCTGGAAATGGCGGTGATGGCATGGTGGCCTTTCGCCGTGAAAAGTATGTTCCCAATGGCGGTCCTTGGGGAGGTGATGGTGGACGCGGAGGCAATGTCATTTTCGTTGTAGATGAAGGCTTGCGCACGCTGATGGACTTCCGCTATAACCGGCATTTTAAAGCTCAAAATGGCGAGAAGGGGATGACCAAAGGGATGCACGGACGGGGTGCAGAAGACCTCTATGTGCGAGTACCGCAAGGGACAACTGTACGAGATGCTGAAACTGGTAAGGTCATTACCGACTTGGTTGAAAATGGACAAGAATACATTGTCGCACTCGGTGGTCGTGGAGGACGCGGAAATATCCGTTTTGCAACTCCTAAAAATCCAGCTCCTGAGATTTCAGAAAATGGGGAACCAGGCCAGGAACGCGAACTCGAATTAGAACTCAAGGTCCTAGCAGACGTTGGTTTGGTTGGCTTCCCATCAGTAGGGAAATCAACTCTTCTCAGTGTGATTACTTCTGCTAAGCCAAAAATTGGAGCTTATCATTTTACAACCATCGTTCCAAATTTGGGCATGGTTCGGACTCCGTCAGGTGAATCCTTTGCAGTCGCTGACCTTCCTGGATTGATTGAAGGGGCTAGCCAAGGAGTGGGGCTAGGAACCCAGTTCCTTCGTCACATCGAGCGCACCCGTGTCATCTTGCATGTCATCGATATGTCAGCCAGTGAAGGACGCGATCCTTATGAAGATTATGTTCAAATCAATAAAGAGCTCGAAACTTATAATCTTCGTTTGATGGAACGTCCTCAGATTATCGTGGCGAATAAGATGGATATGCCGGAGAGCCAGGAAAATTTGAAAGAGTTCAAGAAAAAATTGGCGGCCAACTACGACGAGTTTGATGAACTGCCACAAATCTTCCCAATCTCTAGTTTGGCGCATCAAGGTTTGGACAACTTGTTAGAAGCAACAGCAGACTTGTTAGACAAAACACCAGAATTCTTGCTCTATACAGAAGAAGATATGGCGCAAGAAGAAGTCTACTACGGCTTTGATGAGGAACAACCAGCCTTCGAGATTAATCGTGATGATGATGCTTCTTGGATCTTGTCCGGTGATAAGCTAGAGAAGCTCTTCAATATGACTAATTTTGATCGCGATGAGTCTGTCATGAAATTTGCGCGTCAATTGCGCGGAATGGGTGTCGATGAAGCCCTTCGTGCGCGTGGTGCCAAAGATGGAGATATCGTACGTATCGGTAAATTCGAATTTGAATTTGTTGACTAG